The Maylandia zebra isolate NMK-2024a linkage group LG14, Mzebra_GT3a, whole genome shotgun sequence genome includes the window CTAAAAGTTCTAACCTTTGTTGTGTCATCACAGGCCATTCATCCTATAAAGTAATCCAACAGGTATCCTGTTGCTCAAAAAGCATTCAGAGGCAGAACATCGAGCAACATCCAAAGTCCATGTTCGCTTTACCTGTTCATTTTCACGTGAAACAGAAGCACAATAGAAGAAGATTACAGTCAACTCGTTATGTCTCGTATCATGAGGTCTGACCTTCTCTGCCTCCTTGGGAACAAAAGATTAAAGGTTACGGACAAACAATGTGGGCAGTCCGTCTGCCAGCGTCTGCTCAAACGGTGTGTGTTTACTGTATGCATTTGTGCGTTTCCACACATTCCACAGAAAGAGTGTGACTTTTTTCTGTGGCCTCGTGCATGCAAAAGACTATTTGTTTCTGTCTGGCAGAAACAATTTGCTTCTTGGATTCTGTGGACAGCCGAAACAATGTTTCTATTGATTAGAGAGTgacagaggaagaaagagagagagaaaaagacaggCAGTCCAACAGATGAGACAGAGACAAATCTACTGTAACTATCTGATTACAGTCGACACCATTCACTGTCAAAAGGGCAAAAAGCTTCTGGGAAAGCTGACTGGAAACACTCAGATCTGTCAGTTTGCTAAGTGGGCTGCAAATGGCCTTTCTATCACGGTGATACTGTGTACAGATTTATAATATATTTGCActaatatttttgtatttcccaAAGACTTATTCAAATTTCTGTAGATtctacctttttgttttttaatttaatcattTCTCTGCAATTTCTTTCCATGGAAAAACACAGATCTTTTAATCCCATCTTGCCTAGAAAAATAAGGGGAGTAAAATCAGCCATGTGTGATGTTATGTATGCAACATCTACTTGCATGAAGTTCAGTCTAATGCCTCGAGCCAGAGAAGTATGGTACATATAGGAAATTAGTCTCACAGGTGAAAATCACCTAATGAAATTAAGACAGCAAAGTAAATCAAATACTTGACTTAAGGGTGATTTattagggcagggatagctcagtaggtagagtggtggcccctgATCGCAAGGTCGGGGGTTCGGTTCCCCTGAACAGccaccctgaggtacccctgagcaaggtaccgtctctacacactgctccccgggcgcccaatggctgcccactgcttcactgagtgaatgggttaaatgcagagaggaatttccccacagggatcaataaagtacacttACTTTCTTTCTTAACTGCAGCAAATTTAcactaaactggaaaaaaattgAATGTTTATTGAAGCGTccgacaataaaaacaaacaaactagatattaatttgcatatatgaattttaatttgtatcatatCTGCTACATCTGGCATTTTCActggaaaaaaatcaatcacactgatgatgttgaagtttaataaactcacaaaaacagtttgtagAGTGTAGAGTGCACTACTCCCTTCTCACAATTATGAATTATGAATGCAAAGTGTCACAGACTGTTGCTACATATAGTGATACCGATCATGATTTTATTCCCATTTTAGAGGAAAAGGATGGTCGAGGGAGCTGTAGCACCTGCCTCACTTTACACAAAACTTAACACTGTTATTTTGTCTTCTGTCCATGTATGTGCTAATGAGTCTATTCAAGATGACCTGATGACTTTGACATACCCTTTAATGTCACAACTCACTGCTTTGCTGGGTAGAAATTTGTCACTTCCTTTCAACTTTATCTCTTCATCTCTTCTCCTCTTGCTATACCCGCTTATCTGATTAATGTTTTATCATTTTTGTTGCCTTGGATGTCAGCTAGTTTAACTAAATTTCTAGTGTGGTGAGCAGTGTGATTTTATATATACATTAGATGTAGTAAATTAATGTGTATAATGATACTGGACCACCATGTGGCACTGGATaattctgtttgtttatgtgtgaaaagaaagaatgcaaaagaaaaacccTGAGCAGGAGAAAGTAAGAAAAACTCTGGCACAGTGGTATTAAGTCTGCAGACCTTACAATCATGGTATAGTAAGTACACTGTAAAACAACTAGCAATTGTTGATCTCAGTAaacattttcagatttattcagaaataaaaacatcatcTTATAGTTGAACTAATAGGTTTTTTCAAAGCTGTATAGCAACGATTTCTGAGTTACACAGAAGACTACTACAAAAGCAGACTGCCAAAGCCACAGATAACACTTCAATTGTTGGGGCACAGTTCAAACAAAAAATCAAAAGGTTTTAATGACAGGCCTGATCATTGGTTCATGGTTGCATCATGAATTGCATGATACGATGATCGCATCATCTTATGAATAATCTGTAAAGATCATAACATTCATTTTACTCAATAACAGCTCCAGGTATGCATCTAGTTAAGAGAAGATGAACTGTGACGTGATGTTGCAATCATTTCAGCAAGCTAACAGCCGCTGTGAACTGACAAGTTCAATCTTTAAAACTTTAGGCTTTTAAGTGACACTTTAAGTGACAATTACATATATTTTAATCAAATTTCAAAATAGGAAATTTAGTAGGAGTTGAAATATACTCAAAATTTCATTCAACAGTATAATATAACACACCTATGTTTAAATAGCATTCCTTAAACGCAACTATAGCAACATGAATAACCTAGTTTTGCCCACGTAAAGTGATAGAGCTTTCATTATACAGTGGTTAATTAtaagtgcttttctactctacttgaGCTCTCAGAGTGCTTTGTACAACTTGTCTCATTCACCTGTCACACACATTGATACAAGCACATTATTTCCATACATGCTCTCCAtcaagcattcacacacacattcaaactctgatggatgcactgGGGAGCAACTTGATGTTCAGTATCTTGCTTGAAGATACTTTGACATGAAGACTGGAACAGCAGCCAGGAACTGAACCATCATCATCAGCTATTTTTGAGTTTTCTGGGCTCCCCTTTTTTCATGCAGTATACAGTATGCTCTAGAATGATATCTTTCACTCACTATTTGACAGATCCAGAAGaatgttattttttcctcccgccccctcaaaaaaaaaaagaaaacaaaaaacagctgattcaTGAAAAGACTCCCCTGCATTTGTTTGTACAAGATATGAGGTAATGAACATACAGAACAAGTGTGGGGTAGAGACAATTTGGCTTAGTTTCCATGGCAACAATGGGAAGATGAATGACTGATCACTGCTATAATTAATAACATTAACATCAGATTATTAAAGTTTGCTCACTAATTTGATTTCCTTGACAAATAGTTTTAAATTATCTGTGTTTCAATAAATAACTTTAGCAGTATGTTTTTGCTGACGACATCCTTAATGCACTGTTTACTTCTTCATGTCAGAGGAGGTTTTGCTTTCCCTCTTGAGTACAAGTACATACGCACGCAAAACTACAAAACTACACATACGCACAAATGAATGATAATCAAATTCCAGAAAGTAATTATGACTGGTATGATTTTGCAGTCAGGAAATCATATGCTTGCTGCCActtcagagtgtgtgtgaattACACCCAGAGCTTCTAAAGATGAACGTGAAAATCTGCCAAACCTTGCATACCTCTTTAATGTCAGTCTGTGGTTTAAGGTTTATCAATAATCCATGTCATTCATATCTATGGACATTCATTTGCAAATAAAGACAGATAACTGAAAATTTTGGCTATTAAAACAAGTGCATCAAATGGATACAGCTCCTCTACAATAACGCCACCAGTTCAGTCCGATGCGTCGCTGGACTATCACCTCCCTTCCTAGTTAGTGCTGGGGTCCACCAAGGGTCAGCTCTGTCACCCCTCCTCTTCATTCTATGTATGGATACCATCACGGCCAACCTCCAGTTACCTCATCCATGGTCTCTCCTCTTTGCCGATGATATTTTCCTTGCCAGCAAAGACAGAGAAGAGACCCAAACGACGACGCAACTCTGGAAGACCCGGCTCGATGAATATGGCATGCGGCTTAATACGAAAAAGACCGAATACCTGGAAGGAGGCCCCCAAACTGATGGCACCATCATAATTGACAACGAAGAGTTGAAGAAGACAGAAGAGTTCCGCTACTTGGGCTCAGTCATCAGCTACGATGGAAATATAACCTCCGATGTCCGAGCACGAATAAATGCAGCCTGGTTAAAATGGCGACAGGTCACTGGTGTCTTTTGCGACAGAAGAATGCCAGATCAACTCAAGGGAAAAATCTACAAAGCGGTGGTCCGCCCAGTAGCCCTGTATGGTTCTGCATGTTGGCCTGCATTGACCACACATGAACAGGCCCTAAACACCATGGAGATGCGCATGCTCCGATGGAGCCTGGAAATTACAAGACGGGACCGTGTTACAAACAAAGACATACGGAAACGACTAGGTGTAGCCCCAATTAAGGAAAAGATGCTCCAGTCCTGCCTGAGGTGGTATGGACACGTGATTCGAAGCGATGAGAACTCTGTAGCAAAAATGGCAATGATGATTGACCCAGAAGGATGCTGGCCTCGAGGCAGACCGAAGAAACGGTGGATGGACAAAATAAAGAAGGACATTAAGACTATCAACGCATCACCTGAGGACGCCTTGGACAGAACCAAATGGAGAAACCTTTGCCGAAGAGTGGACCCTGCACCAGCGGGAACAACGCCAggataaagaagaaaacaagtGCAAAAGAATCATCTTTCAATTTTTAGGTTTTACACATcaggatgcacacacacaaaaacagtctGCTCCAACAACACATGATATATTACAccacaatatttttatttaacaacAATTCATCTAAAATGCAACCCAAACAGCTTGCCATGAACTTTCTGACAAAAAGTCTAAATGCAGTGTTTCCATAATTTGCATCTCGTCACTAAGTCTTTATGGAGCACGAGTGAATATGTGAGTTTCTAACGCACACAAATTGCTTCAACTAATCAAACTCATCCGACCGGGCAAACTCTAATTTCAAACATCCTGTTGTGGTGTCACAACATTGCCAAAGAAAAGAGATAAGTATTgcctaaaaaaaaacagatcctcatctctttctgttttttcatttccttACACAGCACATTGCAGACCATAAATCCACAAGATTACAGCAAAACGTCATTTGGATGTTATGGCATGCCACGGTTATATATGAACAAGCTGTGGCTCTCTGGGTAACAGAATAAATTAGATTACtaagtttttttttggtttggttttcctGACAGAGCCAATGTGTCTTCATGCTGGTTTCACTGTGCCTCTATAACAGTAGACTTTAGCATACTGGACTTTAAATCAGTTTAAGTACGACAACACAATGAAGCACCTCAGAGAGCGACGCTGCTTATTGttctgtggtgctgacactcgaTTGGCTTTTTCAAATTTCAGCTCTTCAGTCGCTTTGGAAGAGCTTTTGGCAGATTGGCTCCAGTTCTTTTCATCAACTGAATATGCTAAAacctttttgattttttttttttggatttttagTGACAGAATGTTCGGCTGAGCTGTTGCTTCTACAACACTCTAAAAATATTCATCGATAGGAGCGCAGATCTCACATGTGAATGCTCAATATGTCCCTTTGGCTGTGTAGTTGTGCATTTTGTGGTTTTAGAGCAAAATGCAGAATTTATATGTAGACTCTATTTAAAAATTAGTTGTAAATGTAGCAGTGTTTACCTTTGCCTTTAACAATAATGCTGAAGACACTCATTCTGAGAAATCTTTGAACCTAATGCATTTTAGATGGGAAAGAATCAAAGAACAACTCACTGAATAAAACCGTTCAGTGTAAGTTAGGGATGCTATAAAGTCAGCTGGTAGGCAGAAGTTAGAGCTATTTCTGTTATCAGACAGATTGACtgtctgatatatatatatatatatatatatatatatatatatatatatatatatatatatatgtttattaggggtgcaacgatattcgtatcgatattgaaccgttcgatacagtgctttcggttcggtacgcatatgtatcgaacaatacaaaatttgtaatttatcttatcaactttccttctgacgatgctgtctgtgttgagcgctcagtgaatctgcgtttgactactccgcctagggtcgacagtgcagcctaggcggagtagtcgaacccagattcactgagcgctcaacacagacagcatcgtcagaaggaagagcgcagggcaagctagcgagacagaagttaagctctccttacaacatggacctcccccaccctcattcagatctggcgtttggaattattttggttttcatgtgacgtatgaccctgaaggtaagtgagtcatggactaaagtaaaacagtatgttggatgtgccatgcaatgctcaattacatgggtgggaactagtgtgttagcgcagttagctcgttaacgtgttggccgtctagccccatgcacggggcgatcggcggtagctcgttaacggagatttgccgtgttgtggcgttaaggtcatttcaacgagattaacctgaaagcactagtgggaacacaacgaatatgactgcacatttacgccgacatcatcctagtgcaaagaccaaaacaacaagcatgctactaactttagccgagtcatttagacagctgtttaatatgttgctgagaatatagcccagaagaagcggatagtatagcttttattttggaaagagacatttctctgtaataaactctcttttccaaagatgagtgattcctcaatcagatacagggcttgcaatatcgctagcccgacgtcccggggctagcgattttttcagtcggggtacTAAAATccatctctgccctgcccgtcgggctattgtaggaaggaaaaatatatgtcaatgcttttgcattctttcggaaatgtagctgggtaattatgtcattggcatcggtgagccactgtcaatatgtgacatattgaaatcgcgtttgaatttgcgcttgtttttttgctttcactttgcaatcgcggaactgtgtatagagagcgacagcactgatctgtgagtgatgataatttgcgcaccaattcctctgacatcgtcttattaatcgttagcttactatgcaaacatgacaagtgaaatctcccgcagcttaaacatgtgagaggttgatcgcgcagagaatcgctgagcttatgtgagtgcgtgtgtaaaagcagcaggatttatatttgactacgatgacctggatgactgagaaccttcacagacagatatatattttagttctgctgagccaaataagacaggtcagggtgaagaagtgacagccaaagaaaagcttaccacaaaacggagaagttatgacaaatcagactataaggcaaaaagaaagtgcagctttatggtttcatggacaaaataatttctgtggctgcaatatgactagctaaataaccagggctgcacataagtggtccgcaggtgcgcattcgctgtcaaaataaaaaacacgcacaagggttagggttaaatttaaaaactgtacttttgagttaaaatatatatttataattttaataaatgacaaattaaaaaggcatgaacatttttttgtatcgaaaaaatatcgaaccgtgacaccaaagtatcgaaccgaaccgaaccgtgaattttgtgtatcgttgcacccctaatatatatatatatatatttggatTTAATAATCCAAAGATCAGTCGGTCTGACACATTGAATAACGGACAAATAGATGGTGTTATTGCACTACCAATCTCTATGTTGCTTTAGACTTGCCCATCAATGTTGCGGATATATTTAAGAACATGACAGATATGAAAATGTCATCACTGCAGCATTAACATTTTGTAGTAGGTTTGAGAGGAGGAAACTGGACTCCTCAGTCCAGTAGATATGCAAAAAAAGCTCCTCAGATGAGAAGCGAAACATCTTCAAGGAACTAAAGAAGTCTAGTTTCCTTCACTCAAACTACTAGGATCACCATGAATTGGATGACTGAAACCCTTCACCAGCTATTAAGGAAACATTAAGTAACTTTTTGTATCATGTTGTGTATCGCTGCTGGACGTCCCCCACTTATTCCAAAAGAACTTATCCAGCGAAAAAACTAAAGCTATGAAGTATATCAGAGAACAGCATTTACTTCAAATTGCTTAAAATTTAGGATCTCAGTCTTCAAATTCGTAGCTTCAGATTTTATGTGAAAACTGCCTTTTTGTGTCCATGTCTTAAAatatgtggaataaaagtaagCTTACTCTAGTTCCTTATGTCTATAGGAGGATGCTGATGATGTCTGTGTTGAGGCTTTGGCTGAGGAGGTGATGAAGATTTACGTGCTGGAGAACCAAGATGGGTCACTCAAACCTTGTGATGTAGGGATCGTTATTGAGGGCATAACTGTTCTCGGTAATCTCGGGATCTCAGCAGTGCCTGTTGCTATCTGTTGGGACTAGTCTATGCTGTGGATCTGAAATAAACCAACAATCTCAAATATTGCTTCGAGGTACTTCAAGAAGTGTTCCTGGAGCTGGATCCCGCAAACCTTTCAGCCAAGGTTCAGAGACTGAAGAATCACCTTGTGCATTGTAGATGACTACATTTCAGAAAATGGGACTTTTTGAATGGATATCCATCAAAAGGTTAATGCATTGCCTTGATGTGATGTGATTTCCATTATAGAGAAAGCATTTTTGGAATAACAAAATCTCAAATATGTCAAAAAAGCAAAGGGAATTGTTCTAAAAAATAACCATAACCTGAAAGATGTTTTTCATACAGGCCAGTAGCCTGAGGGAGGGTCTAAGCTTGTTCTTGTGTTATcacagttcttgtgtaatttactAGGAGATGGAACATAAACCATGAgcctttttcattattttgagtGCTGCCAGCATTGCTGCAGAGGTTGGAGGCGTGGAGGGTCAGCCTGTCAGTGCTCAGACCACACGCCACACACTACATCAAATGGCTATCGTCCCAGAAGAACTTCTCTGAAGATAATGCACAAGAAAGCCCACAAACAGTTTGCTGTAGACAAGCAGACTAAGGCCCTGGATTACCTGTGGTCTGATGAGACCAAGACAAACCTATTTGGGG containing:
- the LOC143421979 gene encoding uncharacterized protein LOC143421979, whose translation is MDTITANLQLPHPWSLLFADDIFLASKDREETQTTTQLWKTRLDEYGMRLNTKKTEYLEGGPQTDGTIIIDNEELKKTEEFRYLGSVISYDGNITSDVRARINAAWLKWRQVTGVFCDRRMPDQLKGKIYKAVVRPVALYGSACWPALTTHEQALNTMEMRMLRWSLEITRRDRVTNKDIRKRLGVAPIKEKMLQSCLRWYGHVIRSDENSVAKMAMMIDPEGCWPRGRPKKRWMDKIKKDIKTINASPEDALDRTKWRNLCRRVDPAPAGTTPG